AAGCCAAAAAGATCTGGGTGTAgtggtgcttgcctgtaatcctacTACCCAGGAGGCTAAATCAGGAGGGTTACAagctcaatgccagcctgggctaaaacAGTGAGtccttctctcaaaaaataagggttaacccttgcctagcatgcacaaagtcctggattttatcagggagggaggaaaggagagaggggggaaggcaGATAAAAACAAAGGCAGATGCTGGGAAAGTAAAGGGTATGGAGAAGAACTAAGAAGGCTTTCAAACTAAGAGAACAAGGTGGGAATAACCTGGGCTCACCAAATGCCAGGCTCACTTCTATCTGTGAAGCAGTTTGGAAGGGGGCAAAGGACAGGCCAGGAGTGCTCACCTGCTGCAAGTCAGAGAAGGGGATGGGCTCGCTGGCCAGCACTTGATGGGGCTGGCTGGTCAGAGATGGCAGCGGTGGCAGCTTCTTCCAATGGGTCAGACTGCTGCTAAGCACAGCCAAGCGGGTACTGGCCAAGGGGGGAGGGTCATGGAAGGACAATTAGGCCAAAgcttgccctgccctgccctgcccaggcAAGCCTCACTCCCTCAGGCCAGGGGAACATGGTGGCAGTGTACAGCTCATCTCAATCTCACTTGACTGTATTCCTTTGGTCTCATCACCCTTGATCAAACATACTGGGCAGACAGGGCTGACTTGAATGCCTGAGGCACCTAAGTGATCTGCAGTCAAGTCTTCTGGGCTGCACCCAAATGAAGATCCTGGACAGGGAACCAGACTCCAAAGCTAGAAAGGAATGACTAGGAAGGAGGCTGGCCCTGTGCTCACCTGTACTGCCTTGCCCGGTCCATGTACTCATGCTGCTCCATGCCCTGGGAGTCTGCAGCAGACACATCAATGATGTTGCTTtgaagagaagaagcagagaagacATGACGGGGCACAGGCAAGAATCAGTGCTAGGTGCCAAGTCCAAGGCTACCTGACACTAGTACTCCCACCTGCCAGTGTAACAGGGAAGAACCCAGAGGCATCTCTCCCTAGTGACCTTGTCCTATTCCCTATGCTCCAACCTTGGCTGCCTCTGCCCTAGCCTGGTCCTGTGACACTCACCTAGCTGTCTTGGCAAGGATGGAAGATAGAAGGGCCTGCTCATCTGTGCGAGCTGAAGGTAGGCTGTGGTAATTGGGTTCGGCTCCATTGAGGGCTTTGGTGGGGGTGCTACTGGGGTCCAGCAACAGCTTCCGCTCCTCCCGATcctaggacacagagaaaaatcagtcCCAAGACCTGAAGTCTAACCTTCATTCATTTTCACAGGCCCTCTCCTCAGACCAGCTCTGACCTTTAAATATTGAAACTATTTTTATAAAGATAACCCAaagtgccgggtgttggtggtgcaatcctttaatcctagcactcgggaggcaagaggcaggcggatctctgtgagttcgaggacagcctggtctccagagagagtgccaggataggctcaaaagctatacagagaaaccctgtctcgaaaaaacaacaaaaaaagataaccTAAAGTGTCCAGATTCAGTCTCTGACTGACCCAAAGCTGGTGGTCTAGGATGAACCTAGAGAACCTGAAAAATTCAGAGAGGAACAAAGCAGGCATTCACCAACAGTCCTGGAACCTCAGTGAACTGGTCAAACACCTATTGTACAAAGACTGTTGGAAACAAAGTTAGGGTAAGTGGGAAAGTGGGAAAGTACCAAAAATAAAGGTGCAGAGGAGAAATGAAGGCAAGTCAGAACCCAAGAACAGCCTTCTTGGTTCCCTGAACAAAGCACTTCCCAGCAAGGATATTGGTCCCCAACATTGCGAGGCCCTGGTGGGGACAGACGAGGCCCTGGATCCCAAGAGAAAGCAGGCCCATTGTATCTTGCCATTCCTCACATTACCATAGTGCAGAAACTCCAAGcccacacagagagacaccaccaccaatatcctatcttttcttttctttctttctctccaggaTCTTTATAAAGCCACAAGAAACACAACACACAGTGTCTTTCCATTTCCCCAGGCTACCTTGGTACTACAtaaccaagctggcctggaacttgccagtgcccagcctctacctcccccagtgctgagattacaggtatgtttTGGGTGTTCTTTTCTGCTCTCAGGTATTCACCCTCCTATAGTCTGATACCTGGTATATGCTGACCTCAGAGGAACAGTGGAGCTGTTCCTCCTTGCCAAACTAGACTCTTTACTCATCACAGCCTCTTCAGACTTTAGCAGCCCTGCTATTAGCCTATATAGACAACTACAACCACCAGGAGCAATCTAGGATTAAACCAAGTCTCCAACTTCTATAATTATTTTCCTTGTCCTGGTTCAGACCTTGTTCTAATCTACTGCTTTCTAGGCTCAACACTGCCTTGAGTCCACGAGCTGCAGATCCCTCCTGGTTTTGTGTCAGGTGCAATCTGGATAAGTAGACTGTAGAGAGCTAGGACAAGGCCACTTCTGACGGAATACAATATGAAGAAGGAGGAGAATGCTAGCCAATGCTGACCCATCAAATTTCAGGGGCCAACTGCCAATCTCAGTACTCTGCTCACAGCCTGTCTCAGTTCCTACCAGTTCCCTGCTGCAGGAGCCAGCTCCCTTGCCCACAACTCTCCTTACAGAGAGCTACTTCCTCCTGTCTTGCCTGCCCCACCCCAGACAGGCTCTGCCTTTCCACCTTGGTCTTCCTCCTCAGGCCATTTGACCCAGTTCACCCTGGCAAAAGGAAGCAGCTATGGCCTTCTGCCCCATTACCTCCAGGTTCCCAGACaacctttctcctttctcagtaTTAACAGGCTAGGAAGATAAAATGCTTGCCAAAGATGAAAGGatctttaagaaaagctggctcaCAATGAGACCCACAATGCTTTCTATGCCTGCTTTTCCCAGCCCCATTCCTATCTTCCTGCAGGACCCCAATCAGGGGTTCAAGAACAAGGTTGTCTTACGAATTTCCTGAAAGGCCAAGCAACTCCAAATAGCAGACAAACTGAGGCAAGAGTAGTGGTGCgcatctttaatctcagaactcagaaggcaaaaAAGATCTCTGAattaaaaccagcctggtctacatagcaagttccaggccagtcaaggctacatagacaCCTGCCAGCAAAAAAAGTTAATGACATCACCTGATACCCAAACAATGAGTAGTACAT
The DNA window shown above is from Cricetulus griseus strain 17A/GY chromosome 3, alternate assembly CriGri-PICRH-1.0, whole genome shotgun sequence and carries:
- the Lamtor1 gene encoding ragulator complex protein LAMTOR1; this encodes MGCCYSSENEDSDQDREERKLLLDPSSTPTKALNGAEPNYHSLPSARTDEQALLSSILAKTASNIIDVSAADSQGMEQHEYMDRARQYSTRLAVLSSSLTHWKKLPPLPSLTSQPHQVLASEPIPFSDLQQVSRIAAYAYSALSQIRVDAKEELVVQFGIP